In a single window of the Terriglobales bacterium genome:
- a CDS encoding pyridoxal phosphate-dependent aminotransferase has product MASTTEARPVTTFTERIGRIEVSATMAVVSEADKLRAQGIDLVDFGAGEPHFSTPQHIKEAAIAAIQANFSKYTPVGGTAELRDAIVARHAADFNSGYRREEVMASVGGKHALFNAVQVLVDHGDEVIIPVPYWVSFKDIVRYAGGKPVYVETDERKDFALTAEMIERAITPRTKVIILNSPSNPSGAVLSPEDMTAIVRMAAQRGIWVISDECYVYLNFTGKRFSVGALREFRDNMVIIGSLSKTYAMTGWRLGYSLGPAAVVSAMQKLQSQSTSNPTSIVQKAAVAGLKGPQQCVEEMRAEYIRLRDHVVAGLRGIPGIGCAKPEGAFYAYPNISAFFGRGGLDSASQVANRLLREAHVVTVPGEGFGTREHVRVSYATSAAEIDRGLERIRKFFASL; this is encoded by the coding sequence ATGGCATCCACGACGGAAGCGCGACCGGTGACTACCTTCACAGAACGGATCGGCAGGATCGAAGTCTCCGCCACCATGGCCGTGGTCAGCGAGGCTGATAAGCTGCGCGCCCAGGGCATTGATTTGGTGGACTTTGGCGCCGGCGAGCCCCATTTCTCCACCCCGCAGCATATTAAAGAAGCTGCCATTGCCGCCATTCAGGCGAACTTCAGCAAGTACACGCCGGTCGGGGGCACGGCCGAGCTGCGTGACGCAATCGTGGCCCGCCACGCGGCGGATTTCAATTCGGGGTATCGCCGCGAGGAGGTCATGGCATCGGTGGGCGGCAAGCACGCGCTGTTCAATGCCGTTCAGGTGCTGGTGGACCACGGGGACGAAGTCATTATCCCGGTTCCGTACTGGGTGTCGTTCAAAGACATCGTTCGCTATGCCGGCGGCAAACCGGTTTATGTCGAGACCGACGAACGTAAGGACTTCGCGCTTACTGCGGAGATGATCGAGCGCGCCATCACCCCGCGCACCAAGGTGATCATCCTTAATTCACCGTCCAATCCTTCGGGGGCGGTTCTGAGTCCGGAAGACATGACGGCCATCGTCCGCATGGCTGCCCAGCGAGGCATTTGGGTAATCTCCGACGAGTGCTACGTCTATTTGAACTTCACCGGCAAGAGATTTTCCGTAGGAGCGTTACGCGAATTCCGCGACAACATGGTCATAATCGGCTCGCTCTCTAAGACTTACGCCATGACCGGCTGGCGACTCGGCTATTCATTGGGGCCGGCAGCGGTGGTCAGCGCCATGCAGAAGCTGCAAAGTCAGTCCACTTCTAACCCGACTTCTATAGTGCAGAAGGCGGCAGTCGCGGGGCTCAAAGGGCCGCAGCAGTGTGTGGAAGAGATGCGGGCGGAGTACATCAGGCTACGCGATCACGTGGTGGCGGGACTGCGTGGTATTCCGGGAATTGGCTGTGCCAAACCGGAGGGAGCCTTTTATGCCTATCCGAATATTTCGGCATTTTTTGGCCGGGGCGGACTCGATTCTGCTTCCCAGGTGGCCAACCGCCTGCTTCGCGAAGCCCACGTGGTAACCGTCCCAGGCGAAGGCTTTGGGACCCGAGAGCATGTTCGCGTCTCCTACGCCACCTCGGCAGCCGAAATTGACCGAGGGTTGGAGCGGATACGTAAGTTCTTTGCCTCCTTATAG
- the coaD gene encoding pantetheine-phosphate adenylyltransferase, producing MKPVIAIYPGSFDPLTNGHLDLIERGSKIFDELIVAILRNPEKEALFSLDERLEMLRAMTKGHANIRVDSFDGLMVDYAMRVNASAVLRGIRAISDYEYELQMALMNRKLEPRLETVFMMPAEAYSYLSSRLVREIATLGGSVSGLVPNMVEEKLRKKLHPAIKRRERRQKTGR from the coding sequence TTGAAGCCGGTCATTGCTATCTATCCGGGCTCTTTTGACCCGCTCACGAACGGGCATCTGGATCTCATCGAGCGGGGCAGCAAGATTTTCGACGAGTTGATCGTGGCCATCCTGCGCAATCCGGAAAAGGAGGCCCTGTTCAGTCTGGATGAGCGCCTGGAGATGCTCCGGGCAATGACCAAGGGTCACGCTAATATCCGGGTGGATAGCTTTGACGGCCTGATGGTTGACTACGCGATGAGGGTGAACGCCAGCGCCGTACTGCGTGGCATCCGGGCGATAAGCGACTACGAATACGAGCTGCAGATGGCACTCATGAACCGCAAGCTGGAGCCGCGGTTGGAAACTGTGTTCATGATGCCTGCCGAAGCTTATTCTTACTTAAGCTCGCGCCTGGTAAGGGAAATTGCGACCTTGGGTGGCTCCGTAAGCGGCCTGGTACCCAACATGGTGGAAGAGAAATTACGCAAGAAGTTGCACCCCGCCATCAAACGGCGGGAACGCAGACAGAAAACGGGGAGATGA
- a CDS encoding GIY-YIG nuclease family protein: protein MSGGKSYYVYIVTNPSRTLYTGITNDLYRRIAEHKHREIPGFTAKYHISRLAYYEIFLDVRKAIDREKQIKAWTRAKRVALVESMNPRWDDLSREWEVGHVYSPSLKT from the coding sequence GTGTCCGGAGGGAAGTCCTACTACGTCTACATTGTCACCAATCCTTCCCGTACGCTGTACACCGGAATTACCAATGACCTGTATCGCCGAATCGCAGAGCACAAGCACAGAGAAATTCCCGGATTTACCGCGAAGTACCACATCTCCCGGTTGGCGTACTACGAGATTTTTCTTGATGTCCGCAAGGCCATAGATCGAGAGAAGCAAATCAAAGCGTGGACTCGAGCCAAGCGCGTTGCGCTAGTGGAGTCAATGAATCCAAGGTGGGATGACCTCAGCCGCGAATGGGAGGTGGGGCACGTTTACAGTCCTTCGCTTAAAACCTAG
- the recA gene encoding recombinase RecA: MADERTEKVRAIDLALSQIEKQFGKGSIMRLGSKEAVVPIAIIPTGAISFDAALGVGGFPRGRVVEIFGPESSGKTTIALQVIAEAQKTGGMAAFVDAEHALDPIYAKKLGVDVDNLLVSQPDYGEQALEIAEALVRSNAIDVLVVDSVAALVPKAELEGEMGDSHMGLQARLMSQALRKLTGIVSKSRTCLIFINQIREKIGVMFGNPETTTGGRALKFYSSVRIDIRRIAAIKEGDVVVGSRTKVKVVKNKVAAPFRECEFDIMYGEGISREGDLIDLAVAHNILEKSGSWFSYKGERIGQGRENARAFLKENKDITAKVELELRKTLGLIKDPAKEPTNGAEKVAVGGPVPPPSRAVATMPSARR; encoded by the coding sequence ATGGCCGATGAGCGGACGGAGAAGGTGCGGGCAATTGATCTGGCCCTTTCCCAGATTGAGAAGCAGTTTGGCAAGGGTTCGATCATGCGGCTGGGAAGCAAGGAGGCGGTGGTCCCTATTGCCATCATTCCCACCGGCGCCATCTCTTTTGACGCAGCTCTGGGTGTGGGCGGCTTTCCCCGCGGCCGGGTGGTAGAGATCTTCGGACCGGAGTCGTCCGGCAAAACCACGATTGCGCTGCAGGTGATCGCCGAAGCACAGAAAACCGGGGGCATGGCAGCTTTTGTTGACGCCGAGCATGCCCTGGATCCCATCTATGCCAAGAAACTTGGTGTAGATGTGGACAATCTGCTGGTCTCGCAACCGGATTATGGGGAGCAAGCACTGGAGATCGCCGAGGCGCTGGTGCGCTCGAACGCCATTGACGTGCTGGTGGTGGATTCGGTGGCGGCCCTGGTGCCTAAGGCTGAACTGGAAGGCGAGATGGGCGACAGTCACATGGGCCTGCAGGCCCGGCTGATGTCGCAGGCTTTGCGCAAGTTGACCGGAATTGTTTCCAAGTCGCGCACCTGCCTTATCTTCATCAACCAGATTCGCGAAAAAATCGGCGTCATGTTTGGCAATCCCGAGACCACCACCGGCGGGCGCGCGCTCAAGTTTTATTCTTCGGTGCGCATTGATATCCGGCGCATCGCCGCCATCAAAGAAGGCGATGTGGTCGTGGGCTCGCGGACGAAGGTGAAGGTCGTAAAGAACAAAGTAGCGGCACCCTTCCGCGAGTGCGAGTTCGACATCATGTACGGCGAAGGAATCTCTCGCGAGGGGGATCTGATTGATCTCGCGGTGGCCCACAATATCCTGGAGAAGTCCGGCTCCTGGTTCAGCTATAAGGGCGAGCGCATCGGCCAGGGACGGGAGAATGCGCGTGCGTTCTTAAAAGAGAACAAAGACATTACTGCCAAGGTCGAGCTTGAACTGCGAAAGACGCTGGGTTTGATTAAAGACCCGGCCAAAGAGCCCACAAACGGTGCGGAAAAAGTTGCCGTGGGCGGTCCTGTTCCGCCACCCAGCCGTGCTGTGGCCACCATGCCATCGGCGAGACGGTAA